A single window of Bordetella genomosp. 11 DNA harbors:
- a CDS encoding arsenate reductase ArsC, with protein sequence MSTVYNALFICTGNSARSILAEGLLNGLGQGRFRAYSAGSHPKDSVHPMALATLERLGMPAQGYRSKSWDEFVGPDAPRFDFIFTVCDNAAGEVCPVWPGKPMSAHWGVPDPAAVEGSEETRRKAFNETAVVLKRRIELFLSLPLARLDAMSLQRELRDIGKA encoded by the coding sequence ATGTCCACGGTCTACAACGCGCTGTTCATCTGCACGGGCAATTCCGCCCGCTCCATCCTGGCCGAAGGCCTGCTCAACGGGCTGGGCCAGGGAAGATTCCGTGCCTACTCGGCCGGCAGCCATCCCAAGGATTCCGTCCACCCGATGGCGTTGGCGACCCTGGAACGCCTGGGTATGCCCGCGCAAGGCTATCGCAGCAAGAGCTGGGACGAGTTCGTGGGACCCGATGCGCCGCGCTTCGATTTCATTTTCACGGTATGCGACAACGCGGCCGGGGAAGTCTGCCCGGTATGGCCGGGCAAACCCATGTCGGCCCACTGGGGCGTGCCCGACCCCGCCGCCGTGGAAGGCAGCGAGGAGACCAGGCGCAAGGCGTTCAACGAAACCGCGGTGGTATTGAAGCGCCGCATCGAGCTTTTCCTGTCCCTGCCGTTGGCGCGCCTGGATGCCATGTCCTTGCAGCGCGAACTGCGCGACATCGGCAAGGCATGA
- the arsB gene encoding ACR3 family arsenite efflux transporter, whose translation MPAETIAGAAPGPMSVFERYLTVWVFLCIVAGVAFGQLAPSVSRSIGHWEIARVNLPVGLLIWIMIIPMLMKVDFSALGQVRRHWRGIGITLFVNWAVKPFTMAFLGWLFIRQVFAPWLPAGQLDSYIAGLILLAAAPCTAMVFVWSRLTGGDPLFTLSQVALNDTIMVFAFAPIVGLLLGLSSITVPWDTLLTSVGLYIIVPVLIAQAWRRALLRRGQSALDSALSRIGPLSVAALLLTLVLLFAFQGQAILQQPLVIAMLAVPILIQVFFNSALAYWLNRRAGEAHSVACPSALIGASNFFELAVAAAISLFGFQSGAALATVVGVLIEVPVMLLVVRIVNRTRNWYEHA comes from the coding sequence ATGCCGGCAGAGACTATCGCCGGGGCCGCCCCGGGTCCCATGAGCGTGTTCGAGCGTTATTTGACGGTTTGGGTCTTCCTTTGCATCGTCGCGGGCGTGGCTTTCGGGCAGCTCGCGCCCTCCGTGTCGCGGTCCATCGGCCATTGGGAGATCGCCCGGGTCAATCTGCCCGTGGGCCTGCTGATCTGGATCATGATTATTCCCATGCTGATGAAGGTCGACTTCAGCGCCCTGGGGCAGGTACGACGGCACTGGCGCGGTATCGGCATCACGCTGTTCGTGAACTGGGCAGTCAAGCCGTTCACGATGGCGTTCCTGGGCTGGCTGTTCATCCGGCAGGTTTTCGCGCCCTGGCTGCCCGCCGGGCAGCTCGATAGCTATATCGCCGGATTGATACTGCTGGCTGCCGCCCCGTGCACGGCCATGGTCTTCGTCTGGAGCCGGCTGACGGGCGGAGACCCCTTGTTCACGCTGTCGCAGGTCGCCTTGAACGACACCATCATGGTGTTCGCCTTCGCCCCCATCGTCGGCTTGCTGCTGGGGCTATCGTCCATCACCGTGCCCTGGGACACGCTGCTGACGTCGGTCGGCCTGTACATCATCGTCCCGGTACTCATTGCGCAGGCATGGCGCCGGGCCTTGCTGCGTCGAGGCCAATCCGCGCTGGATAGCGCGCTGAGCAGGATAGGCCCTTTGTCCGTCGCGGCTTTGCTGCTGACGCTGGTGCTGCTGTTCGCCTTCCAGGGCCAGGCGATTCTGCAACAGCCGCTGGTCATCGCAATGCTGGCGGTACCCATCCTGATCCAGGTCTTCTTCAATTCCGCGTTGGCGTATTGGCTGAATCGCCGGGCTGGAGAAGCGCACAGCGTGGCATGCCCTTCCGCGTTGATCGGCGCCAGCAACTTCTTCGAACTGGCGGTCGCGGCGGCCATCAGCCTGTTCGGTTTCCAATCCGGGGCGGCGTTGGCCACCGTCGTGGGCGTTCTTATCGAAGTCCCCGTGATGCTGCTCGTCGTGCGGATCGTCAACCGGACGCGGAACTGGTACGAGCATGCCTGA
- the arsH gene encoding arsenical resistance protein ArsH, whose amino-acid sequence MRRAIVREGISLPNIDGALLDAPDTARLLSPPERASHPPRFLLLYGSVRERSYSRLLTREAARLLQALGGEVKVFDPSGLPLPDDAPDTHPKVRELRDLVQWCEGMVWTSPERHGAMSGIMKAQIDWIPLTLGAIRPTQGKTLAVMEVSGGSQSFNAVNQLRVLGRWMRMLTIPNQSSVPKAFLEFDEAGRMKPSSYYDRVVDVMEELMKFTLLTRDVSGYLVDRYSERKENAEQLSKRVNQRSI is encoded by the coding sequence ATACGGAGGGCCATCGTGCGTGAAGGCATCTCCCTGCCCAACATCGACGGGGCGCTGCTCGACGCGCCGGATACCGCGCGCCTGCTGTCGCCGCCTGAGCGGGCAAGCCACCCCCCACGGTTCCTGCTGCTGTATGGCTCGGTCCGGGAGCGATCCTATAGCAGGCTGCTGACCCGCGAGGCCGCGCGCCTGCTGCAGGCGCTGGGCGGCGAGGTAAAGGTCTTCGACCCTTCGGGGTTGCCGCTGCCCGACGATGCGCCCGACACGCATCCCAAGGTCCGGGAATTGCGCGACCTGGTGCAATGGTGCGAGGGTATGGTGTGGACGTCCCCCGAACGCCACGGCGCGATGAGCGGCATCATGAAAGCGCAGATCGATTGGATTCCATTGACTTTGGGCGCCATCCGTCCCACCCAGGGCAAGACGCTGGCCGTCATGGAGGTCTCTGGCGGATCGCAGTCCTTCAACGCCGTGAACCAGCTGCGCGTGCTGGGCCGCTGGATGCGCATGCTGACCATCCCGAACCAGTCATCGGTACCGAAGGCGTTTCTGGAATTTGACGAGGCCGGCCGCATGAAACCTTCGAGCTACTATGATCGCGTGGTCGACGTGATGGAAGAACTGATGAAGTTCACCCTGCTGACGCGGGATGTCTCCGGCTACCTGGTGGATCGCTACAGCGAAAGAAAGGAAAATGCCGAGCAGCTGTCCAAGCGGGTAAATCAACGGTCCATTTGA
- a CDS encoding MFS transporter, with translation MRLSNRTSVVSALGTTQTLAWASSYYLPAMLSAPMARDLGIGVPTVFAAFSFALLISALLGPYSGQAIDRWGGRPVLMATNVLFALGLGWLGNVHSTVGLFAAWAVLGIGMGSGLYEAAFATLVRLYGQQSRGAISGITLFAGFASTVGWPLTSFLQVEFGWREACLAWAGLHLVLALPLNSLLPTPAAAAHTPAQHPAPTPASPVTAWPSIVLAVVFAITWFISTALAAHLPRLLMAAGATFTAAVAAGALMGPAQVGARILEFGLLRKVHPLLSARLATLTHPVGAMLLLLFGAPLASVFVILHGAGNGILTIAKGTLPLVLFGSHGYGARQGMLMVPARIAQALAPWLFGLCLDRWGAGALWVSAGMSVVGFGALISLQSYTNPAPSTPSAETASPRK, from the coding sequence ATGCGCCTCTCGAATCGCACCAGCGTGGTGTCCGCGCTCGGCACGACCCAGACGCTCGCCTGGGCCTCGTCCTATTACCTGCCGGCCATGCTCAGCGCGCCCATGGCGCGCGACCTGGGCATCGGCGTCCCCACGGTTTTCGCCGCCTTTTCCTTCGCGCTGTTGATATCGGCCCTGCTGGGGCCGTATTCGGGCCAGGCGATCGACCGGTGGGGTGGGCGCCCGGTGCTGATGGCCACCAATGTCCTTTTCGCGCTGGGCCTGGGCTGGCTGGGCAATGTCCATTCCACCGTGGGGCTGTTCGCGGCGTGGGCGGTGCTGGGCATAGGGATGGGCAGCGGCCTTTACGAAGCGGCATTTGCCACGCTGGTGCGCCTGTACGGCCAGCAGTCGCGCGGGGCCATCTCCGGCATTACGCTTTTCGCCGGTTTCGCCAGCACGGTGGGTTGGCCCCTGACGAGCTTCCTGCAGGTCGAGTTCGGCTGGCGCGAGGCCTGCCTGGCGTGGGCGGGCCTGCATTTGGTGCTGGCCTTGCCGCTGAATTCCCTGCTGCCCACCCCCGCCGCCGCAGCGCATACGCCGGCACAACATCCGGCCCCCACGCCGGCATCGCCGGTCACGGCCTGGCCGTCGATCGTCCTGGCCGTCGTGTTTGCCATTACGTGGTTTATCAGCACGGCATTGGCGGCCCACCTGCCTCGTCTGCTGATGGCGGCGGGCGCGACATTCACGGCCGCCGTGGCCGCCGGCGCGCTGATGGGACCGGCCCAGGTGGGCGCGCGCATCCTGGAGTTCGGCCTGCTGCGCAAGGTGCATCCCTTGCTCTCGGCGCGCCTCGCCACGCTGACCCATCCAGTGGGCGCGATGCTGCTGCTTCTGTTCGGGGCGCCGCTGGCCTCGGTCTTCGTGATCCTGCATGGTGCCGGCAACGGCATCCTGACGATCGCCAAGGGCACGCTGCCGCTGGTGCTGTTCGGATCGCACGGATACGGCGCTCGGCAAGGCATGCTGATGGTGCCCGCGCGTATCGCGCAGGCCCTGGCGCCATGGCTGTTCGGCCTTTGCCTGGACCGCTGGGGGGCCGGCGCCCTGTGGGTGTCCGCCGGCATGAGTGTCGTGGGCTTCGGCGCGCTGATCTCGCTCCAGTCGTATACGAACCCGGCGCCGTCGACGCCTTCGGCCGAGACCGCATCTCCCAGAAAGTAA
- the adhP gene encoding alcohol dehydrogenase AdhP: MSNTMKAAVVREFGKPLAIEEVAVPKPGPGQILVKIAATGVCHTDLHAAEGDWPVKPKPPFIPGHEGVGHVAAVGAGVKHVKEGDRVGVPWLYTACGHCRHCLGGWETLCMEQQNTGYSVNGSFAEYVVADPNYVGHLPDTVSFVDIAPILCAGVTVYKGLKVTDTKPGDWVVISGIGGLGHLAVQYAKAMGLNVLAVDIDDAKLDLARQLGATQGVNARKEDPVAFVKKQIGGAQGVLVTAVSPKAFEQALGMVGRGGTVSLNGLPPGDFPLSIFDTVLNGITVRGSIVGTRLDLQEALDFAGEGKVKATIATDTLENINDIFARMHHGDIQGRIVIDFRQ; the protein is encoded by the coding sequence ATGTCCAACACCATGAAAGCCGCGGTCGTCCGCGAGTTCGGCAAGCCGCTGGCCATCGAAGAAGTCGCCGTGCCGAAACCGGGGCCGGGCCAGATCCTGGTCAAGATCGCGGCCACCGGCGTCTGCCACACGGACCTGCACGCCGCCGAAGGCGATTGGCCGGTCAAACCCAAGCCGCCCTTCATTCCAGGCCATGAAGGCGTCGGCCATGTCGCCGCCGTCGGCGCCGGCGTCAAGCACGTGAAGGAAGGCGATCGCGTCGGCGTTCCCTGGCTGTACACCGCCTGCGGCCACTGCAGGCATTGCCTGGGCGGCTGGGAAACGCTATGCATGGAACAGCAGAACACCGGCTATTCGGTGAACGGCAGCTTCGCCGAATACGTGGTCGCCGATCCGAACTATGTCGGCCATCTGCCGGACACCGTCTCGTTCGTGGACATCGCGCCCATCCTCTGCGCGGGCGTGACCGTCTACAAGGGATTGAAGGTAACCGACACCAAGCCCGGCGATTGGGTGGTGATTTCAGGCATTGGCGGCCTCGGCCACTTGGCCGTGCAGTACGCCAAGGCCATGGGTTTGAACGTCCTGGCCGTCGACATCGACGATGCCAAGCTCGACCTTGCCCGCCAGCTTGGCGCCACGCAGGGCGTGAACGCGCGCAAGGAAGATCCCGTGGCGTTCGTGAAGAAGCAGATCGGCGGCGCCCAGGGCGTACTGGTGACGGCGGTCTCGCCCAAGGCTTTCGAACAGGCGCTGGGCATGGTGGGCCGCGGCGGGACGGTGTCGCTGAACGGCCTGCCACCGGGCGATTTCCCCTTGTCCATCTTCGATACCGTGCTCAACGGCATCACCGTGCGCGGCTCCATCGTCGGCACGCGGCTGGATCTTCAGGAGGCGCTGGACTTCGCCGGCGAGGGCAAGGTGAAGGCCACCATCGCCACCGACACGCTGGAAAACATCAACGATATCTTCGCGCGCATGCATCACGGCGACATCCAGGGACGCATCGTCATCGACTTCCGGCAATAG
- a CDS encoding glycosyltransferase family 9 protein: MEREGYPAGKDGTIALILSAYLGDSLFLMTIANNLRRAGRRVVVFGTYAQALADWYPGFDIRPLPRENEIAALEDFGVIVQMSANGPLAGLDERFAHFVAIKSWQRGDAQALADAKHARLGDNPRDGAPSNGVMASFRVFARTRFGLDDWVADSGLRAPDALRARFHARRVIIHPTSTEPTRCWKPTQYAALASMLRERGFEPMFVLAPAERAAWRDLLARHGLPILDAPDLAHTAAAIYESGWFIGTDSGIGHLASACGVPTVTIVDRVRNMNRWRPIWAPGTVVRPWWLPMHWMRRKYWREATTVGKVLRAFDKLRKCAEATGPVGAGPSRDAGHALNEPAARPGP; encoded by the coding sequence ATGGAACGGGAAGGATATCCGGCCGGGAAGGATGGCACGATCGCATTGATCTTGTCCGCCTACCTGGGCGATTCGCTGTTTTTGATGACCATAGCCAACAACCTGCGGCGCGCCGGGCGCCGCGTGGTTGTCTTCGGCACTTACGCGCAGGCGTTGGCGGACTGGTATCCCGGGTTCGACATCCGGCCGCTGCCGCGCGAGAACGAGATCGCCGCGCTGGAGGACTTCGGCGTCATCGTCCAGATGTCGGCCAATGGCCCGCTCGCCGGCCTGGACGAACGCTTTGCCCATTTCGTCGCCATCAAGTCATGGCAACGGGGCGATGCCCAAGCATTGGCGGACGCCAAACACGCCCGCCTCGGCGACAATCCGCGCGACGGTGCCCCGTCCAATGGCGTCATGGCCAGCTTCCGTGTCTTCGCGCGGACCCGGTTCGGCCTGGACGACTGGGTCGCCGATAGCGGATTGCGGGCGCCCGACGCACTGCGGGCCCGGTTTCACGCGCGACGGGTGATCATCCACCCGACGTCGACCGAACCGACCCGATGCTGGAAACCCACCCAGTACGCGGCCCTGGCAAGCATGCTGCGCGAGCGTGGCTTCGAACCCATGTTCGTGCTGGCTCCCGCCGAACGCGCGGCGTGGCGCGACTTGCTGGCGCGGCACGGCCTGCCCATACTCGATGCGCCCGATCTGGCCCATACCGCGGCGGCGATCTACGAGTCCGGCTGGTTCATCGGCACCGATTCCGGCATCGGGCATCTCGCGTCGGCGTGCGGGGTTCCGACCGTCACCATCGTCGACCGCGTCAGGAACATGAACCGTTGGCGGCCGATATGGGCGCCCGGCACGGTGGTGCGTCCGTGGTGGTTGCCGATGCACTGGATGCGCCGCAAGTATTGGCGCGAAGCGACCACGGTCGGGAAGGTGCTGCGCGCCTTCGATAAGCTGCGCAAGTGCGCCGAGGCGACCGGACCGGTGGGAGCGGGACCGAGCCGGGACGCCGGACACGCGCTCAATGAGCCGGCTGCGCGGCCGGGACCTTGA
- a CDS encoding methyl-accepting chemotaxis protein, protein MRIKRVSFGRLLGAGFAMVVVLGCSASILARHYLTGIAGDVNLLANVPVDNLIYLQQIKDGIGQRSALARDEILDADRGKRADRTTHQADLARQAGAAIEQLGERVIDSQGADFIKRLQAARPAYDKLLEKVAQAVAGNDIAAATRMVLTELPEVQAAYLNVLNEMAAYQQDQALSVAGDAATAVGQALKIMTALAIFSAVFGAAVAIVIIRSVRRQLGGEPAYAAEIARRIAEGDLSGHVRVRRADASSLLANMEAMRRSLADIVGQVRQSSVSISAGAAQMTAGNEDLSRRTEAQAASLEQTAASMEQMTATVRQTADTVRETAALTMKASEAAAKGGDSVKDVVKTMDDITASATKIGNIISIIDSIAFQTNILALNAAVEAARAGEQGRGFAVVASEVRALAQRSAQAAREITELVQESVAKVRAGSQIVGLAGARINDAVEQVRHVAGLISGMGTAAHEQEQGISQVGVAVTQLDETTQRNAALVEEAAAAAKNLDTQAARLVTLVSAFKVPAAQPAH, encoded by the coding sequence ATGCGGATCAAACGGGTGTCATTCGGACGGCTATTGGGCGCGGGGTTCGCGATGGTGGTGGTGCTGGGCTGCTCGGCGTCCATTCTGGCCCGTCACTACCTGACAGGTATCGCCGGGGACGTGAATCTGCTGGCAAACGTCCCCGTCGACAACCTGATCTACCTGCAGCAGATCAAGGACGGAATCGGCCAACGGTCCGCGCTCGCGCGCGACGAGATCCTGGATGCCGACCGGGGCAAGCGGGCGGACAGGACGACGCATCAGGCCGATCTGGCGCGCCAGGCCGGGGCAGCGATCGAGCAATTGGGCGAACGCGTGATCGATAGCCAGGGGGCGGATTTCATCAAGCGGCTTCAGGCCGCCCGGCCGGCCTACGACAAGCTGCTGGAAAAGGTCGCCCAGGCGGTGGCGGGAAACGATATCGCGGCGGCCACCCGCATGGTCCTGACCGAATTGCCCGAAGTGCAGGCGGCGTATCTGAATGTCCTGAACGAGATGGCGGCCTACCAGCAGGATCAGGCGCTGTCGGTGGCCGGTGACGCCGCCACAGCGGTCGGGCAGGCACTGAAGATCATGACCGCATTGGCGATTTTTTCCGCTGTCTTCGGCGCCGCGGTCGCGATCGTCATTATCCGGAGTGTCCGGCGCCAGTTGGGTGGCGAACCCGCCTATGCCGCGGAAATCGCCCGCAGGATCGCGGAGGGCGATCTTTCCGGGCATGTGCGCGTCAGGCGGGCCGACGCCTCGAGTCTTCTTGCCAACATGGAGGCAATGCGGCGCAGCCTGGCCGACATCGTGGGCCAGGTCCGGCAAAGTAGCGTGTCCATTTCCGCGGGCGCGGCGCAGATGACGGCGGGCAACGAGGACCTGAGCCGGCGCACGGAAGCGCAGGCCGCGAGCCTGGAGCAGACGGCAGCCTCGATGGAGCAGATGACCGCCACGGTGCGCCAGACGGCCGACACCGTGCGGGAGACTGCTGCCCTGACCATGAAGGCCAGCGAGGCCGCCGCGAAGGGCGGCGATTCGGTCAAGGACGTTGTGAAGACCATGGACGACATCACGGCAAGTGCCACGAAAATCGGCAACATCATCAGCATCATCGACTCGATTGCCTTCCAGACCAACATCCTGGCCCTTAACGCGGCCGTGGAGGCGGCCCGGGCGGGAGAACAGGGCCGGGGCTTCGCCGTCGTCGCCAGCGAGGTGCGCGCACTGGCGCAGCGGTCGGCGCAAGCCGCGCGCGAAATCACCGAGCTGGTTCAGGAAAGCGTGGCGAAGGTCAGGGCTGGCAGCCAGATCGTCGGCTTGGCGGGAGCGCGGATCAACGATGCCGTCGAACAGGTGCGCCATGTGGCGGGCCTGATCTCCGGCATGGGGACCGCAGCCCATGAACAGGAACAGGGCATATCGCAGGTCGGCGTGGCGGTCACGCAGTTGGACGAGACGACGCAGCGCAATGCCGCGCTGGTGGAGGAAGCGGCGGCCGCGGCCAAAAACCTGGATACACAGGCCGCCCGCCTGGTGACGCTGGTCAGTGCTTTCAAGGTCCCGGCCGCGCAGCCGGCTCATTGA
- a CDS encoding KGG domain-containing protein, with product MMTEERKTSRKPRGFAAMDPELLRGIAAQGGRAAHAMGKAHRFDSQEAKQAAAKRHAGKSVKPDTSNTDVAERDRETEGAHTTAEHKS from the coding sequence ATGATGACCGAGGAACGCAAAACCAGCCGCAAGCCGAGAGGCTTCGCCGCGATGGATCCCGAGTTGCTGCGGGGTATCGCGGCGCAGGGCGGCCGCGCCGCCCACGCCATGGGAAAGGCGCATCGATTCGATTCACAGGAAGCGAAGCAGGCGGCCGCGAAGCGGCATGCCGGCAAATCCGTCAAGCCGGATACTTCCAACACAGACGTGGCCGAGCGCGATCGGGAAACCGAGGGCGCGCATACCACGGCGGAGCACAAGTCCTGA
- a CDS encoding NAD(P)/FAD-dependent oxidoreductase, with amino-acid sequence MPAQELAARPPHRVVIVGGGAGGLELATGLGRRYGGQHVTLIDSHMLHIWKPTLHEAAAGTVDVQQEGLSYLMLASLSHFSFVLGAMQGVDRARRIVHVGAVPGPAGPPLLPEREIPYDTLVIAVGSTSNFFGTPGAREHAITLDTPESAEQFRLTMLQAMVKVDQAKVRDPAARLHIAIVGGGATGVELAAELREASRLVAAYGLPNFDAGKDLRIRIVEGAPRILAALPERLSRAAQRRLESLDIAIESGCLVSEVTDDALHTKDGRTFPADLCMWAAGIKGPDVLGTLDLPRNRAGQLEVDARLQTEDPHILAFGDCAAAPRPDGRVVPARAQAAHQQAGYLLRRLGARIAGKPEPRGDFVYKDRGSLVALGRERGVGSLMGALLGRGFFVSGTLARWMYASLHLLHHRAVLGVSRTVSLALARLLTRRTHPRVKLH; translated from the coding sequence GTGCCCGCGCAGGAGCTGGCCGCACGGCCGCCGCACCGGGTCGTCATCGTAGGGGGCGGCGCGGGCGGCCTGGAACTGGCGACCGGGCTGGGCCGCCGCTACGGCGGCCAGCACGTCACCCTGATCGACAGTCACATGCTCCATATCTGGAAACCCACCCTGCATGAGGCCGCCGCGGGCACGGTCGACGTCCAGCAGGAAGGGCTGTCCTACCTGATGCTGGCCAGCCTGTCGCACTTCAGTTTCGTGCTGGGGGCCATGCAGGGCGTGGATCGCGCGCGCCGGATCGTGCATGTCGGCGCCGTCCCCGGCCCGGCCGGTCCGCCCCTGCTGCCGGAACGCGAGATTCCCTACGACACCCTGGTCATCGCCGTGGGCAGCACGTCGAACTTCTTCGGCACGCCCGGCGCCCGCGAACATGCGATTACGCTGGACACGCCGGAATCGGCCGAACAATTCCGTCTGACGATGCTGCAGGCCATGGTCAAGGTCGACCAGGCCAAGGTCCGCGATCCCGCGGCGCGGCTGCATATCGCCATTGTGGGCGGCGGCGCCACGGGGGTCGAACTGGCGGCGGAGCTGCGGGAAGCCAGCCGCCTGGTGGCTGCCTACGGCCTGCCGAATTTCGACGCGGGCAAGGATCTGCGCATTCGCATCGTCGAAGGGGCGCCGCGCATCCTGGCCGCTTTGCCCGAGCGCCTGTCGCGCGCCGCGCAGCGGCGGCTGGAGAGTCTGGATATCGCCATCGAAAGCGGCTGCCTGGTATCCGAAGTCACGGACGACGCCCTGCACACGAAGGACGGGCGCACGTTCCCGGCCGATCTTTGCATGTGGGCCGCGGGAATCAAGGGACCGGACGTGCTGGGTACGCTGGACCTGCCGCGCAACCGTGCCGGGCAATTGGAGGTGGATGCTCGCCTGCAGACGGAAGATCCCCATATCCTGGCCTTCGGCGATTGCGCCGCCGCGCCCCGGCCTGACGGCAGGGTCGTACCGGCGCGCGCCCAGGCGGCCCACCAGCAGGCCGGCTATCTGCTGCGCCGGCTTGGCGCCCGCATCGCCGGCAAACCCGAGCCGCGCGGCGATTTTGTCTACAAGGACCGTGGCTCGCTGGTGGCGCTGGGCCGCGAGCGCGGCGTTGGCAGCCTGATGGGGGCGTTGCTGGGCCGGGGGTTTTTCGTCAGCGGCACGTTGGCGCGCTGGATGTACGCCAGCCTGCATCTGCTGCATCACCGTGCCGTGCTCGGGGTTTCACGCACCGTCTCGCTGGCGCTGGCGCGGCTGTTGACCCGGCGCACCCATCCGCGAGTCAAATTGCATTGA
- a CDS encoding efflux transporter outer membrane subunit, which produces MRTPSMLKTSALAALAAAISGCTLAPTYERPAAPIQADWPDQPKLVYSGYDKATTAGTQPAAALAPASDMAAADIGWRDFFRDPRLQALVALSLQNNRDLRVAVQRVEEARAQWGVQRGALFPSIGAGIQGTRQRLPADLRPGGADSPSISSQYQAGLGLTTFEIDVFGRLRSLSEAAYQQYLATEQARRSVQISLVGEVAQAYLNLRAADVQLELTRRTLESRQASYDLVKRRFDGGVSSELDLNQAKSLLDGASANLAELARAQAQAINALVLLVGAPLPPDLPAPAPFDDAQVLATIPAGLPSALLERRPDILAAENNLRSANANIGAARAAFFPTISLTGLLGAASPSLDDLFKGGHGFWSFSPSITTPLFAGGAIRSNLALAKARDNIAVAQYEQAIQQAFQEVSDGLAGEATFGTQVQSLRALEASSARSVELSTMRYNGGVDSYLQVQNAQITYYNAQLQLVQAGLGALLNRVALYKALGGGWEEITKKPDQTAGAQDPRTRP; this is translated from the coding sequence ATGCGCACGCCGTCCATGCTGAAGACCAGCGCGCTGGCGGCCCTCGCCGCCGCGATCAGCGGCTGCACGCTGGCGCCGACCTACGAGCGGCCCGCCGCGCCTATTCAGGCGGATTGGCCGGACCAGCCCAAGCTGGTCTACAGCGGCTACGACAAGGCGACCACGGCCGGCACGCAACCGGCCGCCGCGCTGGCGCCCGCCAGCGACATGGCCGCGGCCGATATCGGCTGGCGCGATTTTTTCCGCGATCCGCGCCTGCAGGCCCTGGTCGCGCTGTCCTTGCAGAACAACCGCGACCTGCGCGTGGCGGTGCAGCGCGTCGAGGAAGCCCGCGCGCAATGGGGCGTGCAGCGCGGCGCCCTGTTTCCCAGCATCGGCGCCGGTATCCAGGGCACGCGCCAGCGCCTGCCCGCCGATCTGCGGCCGGGCGGTGCGGATTCTCCGTCCATCAGCAGCCAGTACCAGGCCGGCCTGGGATTGACCACCTTCGAGATCGACGTCTTCGGCCGCCTGCGCAGCCTGTCCGAAGCGGCCTACCAGCAGTACCTGGCCACCGAGCAGGCGCGCCGCAGCGTGCAGATTTCGCTGGTGGGAGAGGTGGCGCAGGCCTATCTGAACCTGCGCGCGGCCGACGTGCAGCTCGAGCTGACGCGCAGGACGCTGGAGTCCCGGCAGGCATCGTATGACCTCGTCAAGCGCCGCTTCGATGGCGGCGTGTCCTCCGAACTGGACCTGAACCAGGCCAAGTCGCTGCTCGATGGCGCGTCGGCCAATCTGGCCGAACTGGCGCGGGCCCAGGCGCAGGCCATCAATGCCCTGGTGCTGCTGGTCGGCGCGCCGCTGCCGCCGGACCTGCCGGCGCCCGCGCCCTTCGACGACGCGCAAGTCCTGGCGACCATTCCCGCCGGCCTGCCGTCCGCCTTGCTGGAGCGGCGTCCCGACATCCTCGCGGCGGAAAACAACCTGCGCTCCGCCAACGCCAATATCGGCGCGGCACGCGCGGCGTTTTTCCCGACGATCTCGCTGACCGGGCTGTTGGGGGCGGCCAGTCCGTCCCTGGACGATCTGTTCAAGGGCGGCCACGGATTCTGGAGTTTCTCGCCTTCCATCACCACGCCCCTGTTCGCCGGCGGCGCCATACGCTCGAATCTCGCGTTGGCCAAGGCGCGCGACAACATCGCGGTGGCGCAATACGAGCAGGCCATCCAACAGGCGTTCCAGGAAGTCTCGGATGGCCTGGCGGGCGAGGCCACCTTCGGCACGCAGGTACAGTCGCTGCGCGCCCTGGAAGCGTCTTCCGCCCGTAGCGTGGAATTGTCGACCATGCGGTACAACGGCGGGGTGGACAGCTACCTGCAGGTGCAGAACGCCCAGATCACCTACTACAACGCGCAGCTGCAATTGGTCCAGGCCGGGCTGGGGGCGCTGCTCAACCGCGTGGCGTTGTACAAGGCGCTGGGCGGCGGCTGGGAAGAGATTACGAAGAAGCCGGACCAGACCGCCGGGGCCCAGGACCCGCGGACCCGGCCCTAG